In the Anaerostipes caccae L1-92 genome, ATAGGTCAATCTAATATGGCAGGACGTGGTTTTTTTGCATGAAGTCATGCCAATTTATAACGAAAATATTCTTATGCTTAGAAATGGTAGATGGCAGATGATGTCAGAACCCATTCATTTTGACAGATCTGTTGCTGGTGTTGGACCAGCGGCATCATTTGCGCAGGCTTGGTGCAATGCTAATGAAAGTGAGCAGATTGGACTAATTCCCTGTGCAGAAGGAGGTAGCTCTATTGACGAATGGAATGCAGAAGAAACTTTATTTTGCCATGCAATTAGTGAGGCAAAGTTTGCTATGAAAACTAGTGAATTAATTGCAATTTTGTGGCATCAAGGAGAAAGTGATAGCCATAGCGAGAAATATAAAGACTATTATCGAAAACTTGATGTCTTAGTTAATTCATTCAGAAAAGAACTGGGCGTTACAGAGGTTCCGTTTATTGTTGGCGGTTTGGGCGATTATTTGGGGAAATCAGGTTTTGGGAGAAGTTGTGTAGAGTATGACTTGATTAATCAAGAATTACTTAGATACGCAGAAAATAATAGGAATTGTTATTTTGTAACTGGAGAACGATTATATTCCAATCCAGATGGTATTCATATCAACGCAGAGTCCCAACGAAGATTGGGAATAAGATATTTCGAGGCTTATCAGACTAAATCAAATGTGAACAAGCCATTAGATAATGAAGTAGAAATAGTAAACCTATGCTGTGAAAAAGAATACACGATTGCAGAAAAAAGATATATAACATTAGAGCAATTTACATTGGGGGAAGGTTCTTTGGAAGAAGTAATGAAATTTTTTAAGTAGGAACATAAAATTCAGTTTTCCGAATGGAAAATATGAATTAATATATAAATAAAGCACAGTCAAAAGCAGCCAGAAAAAATCTGGCTGCTTTTTAGCAAACGAAGCTATGAGTTTTCTTAACAATCGTTGAAAACCCCTTTTTGTTCAAGAAATATCATTCCGTTAGACATTATATCCATTTTCTGCATGACTGGAGTGAGGGATTCTAAGTGCCGAACGGAAATCATACAGAAGATGTCATACAATGCGCTCAAAATCAGAAGCACCATGTTTGCAGATCGGACAAATGAAATCGGCAGGAAGTTCCTCGCCTTCATAAATATAACCGCAGATTTTACACCGCCATCCTGTCTTTTTTGTTTCCTGAGGCTGCGGTTTGATGTGCTTATGGTAATAGGCGTAAGTAACAGAAGGAACTTGCGATAAAACTTCCCCGTCTGTCACATCGGCAATAAACATTGTGTGCGTGCCGAGATCAACAGTCTCAGCGACGGAAGCACTGAGAAAAGCGTTGGCGTATTTATTCAGATAAAAGATACCGTTGGAGGAACGTTCATAGTCAGAAAAGTTCTTTAATTTGTCAACATCCCGTCCGCTCTGGAATCCAAAATGCTTAAAGATGTCAAAAGTCACTTCCTCGGAAAGAATGGAAACATTAAAAGAACCTGTATCTTTGATCATATCATGGGTGAAATTATCTTTATTGACAGCTATGGAAATGCGGTTCGGCGTCGTGGTGATCTGCTGTACGGTGTTCACGATACATCCGTTATCCTTTTCGCCGTTTTTTGCAGACAAAACAAAAAGGCCGTAGCTCAGCTGAAACATTGCTGCTTGATTCATAAATAAAACCTCCTTCTATACTTGATTATTATACTCAATATATTCATAGTATAATCCATTTATGTATGATTTGCAATGGCAGGAGACGGGATAAACCTTTACTTTTGTAAGAGGCGAGGTTATAATAAAACAAATGCGTGCAATGTGTCAAAATTTAAGAAAAAAGTGAGGAAAGCACATGGCAGGAACAATCAAAGAAATTGCAGAACGTGCCGGAGTCTCCCGTGGTACTGTTGACCGGGCGCTGAATAACAGGGGCAGGATTAAGCCGGAAGTGGCGGAGCGGATTCTGGCGATTGCCAAAGAACTAGACTACCATTCCAACAGAAAGTCTAGAAAGAACACGCAGAATCCGGACAAACATATAAAAATCGGAGTTATCACCCAGCTCTCCGAGGCTTCTTTTATGATTCCGGTCAAAGAGGGAATCCGGGATGCGGGGAGAGAACTTGAATATTTAGGAGTGGAACTTTTATTAAAGGATATAGAATCAGTAGATGAAGAGGCTCAGATGGAAGCGATTGATGAGTTGGAATCAAAAGGGATCGACGGCCTTGCGATCATGCCGGTGCAGTCAGAGTATGTGAGAGAACGGCTGAACCGCTTGATGGAAGAAAAAGAAATTCCGGTAGTGACATTCAACTCAGATATCGTTGGCACAAAACGAGCGTGCTTTGTAGGCCTGGATAACAAAAAAAGCGGCCGTACTGCCGCGGGACTCATGGGAATGCTGACACGGGGAAAAGGGAAGGTCCTTGTGATCACAGGGTTTTTCACTAACAGTGTAAACAGCCTCCGTGTGGAGGGATTCGTACAGGAGATTAAGAATGCATATCCTGACATGGAACTGCTCGGAGTCCAGAGCAGTTTTGACGAGACGAGGGAAGTGCAGAAGATCATTGAGAATACGATGGCGATCGCCCCGGATCTTTCCGGTGTCTTTGTGGCATCCGGCGGGCAGGCCGGGGTGTGTCTGGCTTTCGAGAAACTGAAACTTGAGAAACGCCCTTATGTCATAGTGTATGACGCCACGCCGAAAAATACGAAAGCACTGAAAGAAGACCGGTATGATTTTTTGATTGACCAGGAAGGATACGAACAGGGATACCGGCCTCCGAATCTTCTGTATAACATGATCCAAAAAGGACAGATGCCGGAGACGGACCATATCTATACAGATATAAAGATAAAAAATAAATATAATGTATGACATTTTCCACATGATTTCCGTTCGGCTCTTAGAATGCCTCACTCCAATCATGTGGAAAATGGACGTAATGTCTGTTGGAGAAGGGCCTCTGTCAAAAAAGGTGCCACTTTTCGAAAGTTATTTACCGCTATTGTAGGAGCGCATTTCAAAAGCGCGACGGAAATAGTGGTAAATAACTTATACCTCATCGCGCAGAGCGCGCCACCCAAAGGGTATGAAATACGGTGTGCCCTATGGGTATGACATTTTCCGCATGATTTCCGTTCGGCTCTTAGAATGCCTCACTCCAATCATATGGAAAATGGACGCAATATCTACTGGATAAGTATCCATTAAACAAACGGAACGATTCAACGACAGTTTTTTATTACTATTTTCGTCACGTTTTGAAATGGGCTCCTCCAATCGTGCTAAAAAATTATCGTTGGAATATGTGGAACATGGCCGCAGAATCTGCTGAAGATGACAGCTTAACAAGAGAAGGTGTTATTTTGCCATAGTTGAATAAGGATTGAAACATAGAATCATAGTGTTTCAATCCTCTTTTTTTTGTATATTTGCGTGCTTATGCGTGTTATATAATTGTGCAATAATACTCAAGAAGTGTGTATACATTTGTGAAATGTAGCAAAAACAATCTTTTTTATAAAAAGTGCTTGCACACAAATAGCGTGCGTGATAATATAAACACATAAAGAAAAGCACACAAAACGCATTTTAAAAGAGTGAATAAAACAATAAAACACGCAAATAACACGCAGTGAGCGTGGAAAACAAAACTGAGGTGAAAGTTATGAAGTATGTTGAATTTGACCAGACAAGACCAATGGATTTAGTGCTTATCGGAAGGGTAGCCATCGACTTTAATCCGGTAGACTATTTCCATCCGTTATCCGAGTGCACCACATTTAAGAAGTATGTGGGAGGATCACCTGCAAACATCGCGGTGGGGATCACGAGACACGGAAAGAAAGCAGGATTTATCGGAAAAGTGTCCGACGACCAGTTCGGAGAGTACGTAGTAGATTTTTTTGATAAAGAAGGAATCGATACATCCCATATTTCAAAATGTACCAACGGAGAAAAACTTGGACTCACCTTTACAGAAATCCTCTCCAGAGAGGAAAGCAGTATCTTAATGTACCGCAACTGTATCGCAGACTTGCAGTTATCTGTGGATGACATCGACGAAGAATACATAAAGAACACGAAAGCAATCTTGGTTTCCGGAACTGCATTGGCGCAGAGCCCGTCCAGAGAAGCGGTGTTAAAAGCAGTGATGCTTGCTAAGAAAAATGATACAAAGATCATCTTCGATATTGACTATAGAGAATACAACTGGAAAAATTCTGATGAAATCTCAATCTACTACTCTTTAGTAGCCAGAGAGGCAGATATTATTATGGGATCCAGAGAAGAATTTGACCTGACAGAAAAACTGATAAAACCGGGCAGATCAGACAAAGAATCTGCACAGGCATGGAACAATGAGAATGCAAAGATCGTTGTCATCAAGCACGGTAAGAAGGGATCTACAGCATATACCAATGACGGAAATGACTATTCAATCAAACCGTTCCCGGTTGAGGCATTAAAAGGCTTCGGAGGCGGAGACGGCTATGCATCCGGATTCTTATATGGAGTCTTTGAAGGATGGGATATGATCGAGTGTCTGGAATTCGGAAGCGCGGAAGCGGCTATGATGGTGAGAAGCCATTCCTGTTCAGAAGAGCTTCCAAACCCTCAGGAAGTCAAAGATTTTATCCGCGAGACAAAAGAAAAATACGGCGAAATGATTGCGAGAGTATAGGAGGATATGAAAATGAGTACAGCCAGAATGACAGTAGCACAGGCTCTTGTGAAGTTCCTTGACAATCAGTATGTGGAATTTGACGGGGAAGAAACAAAATTTGTAGAAGGCATCTTTACCATCTTCGGACACGGCATTGCCGTTGGATTGGGAGAAGCCCTGGACACCAACCCGGGAAGTTTAAAAGTTCTCCAGGGGCGAAATGAGCAGGGAATGTGCCATGTTGCAACAGCTTATGCAAAACAGAACAATAGAAGAAAAATCATACCATGTGCGTCTTCCGTAGGACCTGGAGCAGCAAACATGGTGACAGCAGCGGCTACGGCAACCGTCAATAATATCCCGCTTTTGGTCCTGCCTGCCGATACATTCGCCACAAGACAGCCGGACCCGGTGCTGCAGCAGTTAGAGAAAAGCGACAGCCTTTCAATAACAACAAATGATGCATTCAAACCGGTCTGTAAGTATTGGGACAGAATCATCCGTCCGGAACAGCTGATGACAGCTATGGTAAACGCAATGCGTGTTCTCACAGACCCGTCAGAGACAGGTGCCGTCTGCATCGCACTTTCCCAGGATGTAGAAGGAGAATCTTATGATTTCCCTGACTACCTGTTTGAAAAACGTGTACATAGGATCACAAGACCCTGCGCAGTAAAAGAAGAGATCGAGGACCTTGTTAATATTATTAAAGAAGCAAAGAATCCGTTAGTGATTGTAGGCGGAGGCGTGAAGTATTCTGAGGCAGGAGAAGCTGTAGAAAAATTCTGCGAAGACTTTAACATTCCGTTCGGAGAGAGCCAGGCAGGAAAAAGCGCCTGCAAGTCAAGCCACCCTTACTGCTTAGGAGGAATTGGTGTAACAGGAACCCTGGCTGCCAATACCATCGCTGATGAAGCTGATGTGGTCATTGCAGTGGGAACCAGGCTTTCAGACTTTACAACAGGATCCAAAGGACAGTTCAAAAATCCTGATGTGAAAATGGTGACGATCAACAACAATAAATACCATGCATATAAAATGGATGCAGTGAAAGCTGTCGGAGACGCGAAAGTGACAGTGGAAGCTCTTTCTGCCAGACTAAAAGAGGAAGGATACAAGTCTGCTTACACAACAGAGATCCAGGACGCAAAGGCAGCCTGGGATAAAGAAATGGACCGCCTTGCGAATATTGAGTATACAGGTGATAACTTTGAGCCGGAGATCAAAGCGAGAGATCCGCGTACGATTCCTGAATACGTAAAACTTACAGGGGGACTTATCACTCAGACTGCCGCACTGTGCAAAATCCGTGAGGTGATTGATGAAGACGCTAATATTGTGACAGCAGGGGGAAGTCTGCCGAGCTGTATGCAGAGGATCTGGACTACGGACAAACGGGGCGGATACCATGCTGAATATGGTTACTCCTGTATGGGATACGAAGTGGCAGGCGCTCTCGGAGTAAAGATGGCAGAGCCTGAGCACGAATCCTATGTGGTCGTCGGAGATGCCAGCTTCCAGATGCTGCACAGTGAGATCATGACGGCCATGCAGGAAAAACAGAAGATCAATATCCTCGTGTTTGACAACTGCGGATTCGGATGTATCAACAACCTTCAAATGAACCATGGTGTGGGAAGTCTTGCGACAGAGTTCAGATACCGCGACGAAAAAAATGAAATCAAAGGGGATCTGATCCCGGTTGACTATGCAAAAGTCGGAGAGGGATACGGACTCAAGACATACAGTGTAAGAACGATCAAAGAACTGGAAGAGGCGCTGATCGACGCAAAGAAACAGGATGTTGCGACTCTGATCGACTTAAAGGTAATCCCTAAGACGATGACAGATGGTTATAAATCCTGGTGGAATGTAGGCATTGCAACAACTTCTGAGAAAGAAAGCGTGCGAAAAGCATGTGAAGGAGTATTAGAAGGCCGTGCAAACGCAAGACAGTATTAGAAAAGAGGTATGATAATGGGAAAGGTATTCGGCTATCCTGAATTTGATGCAAACGGGGAAAAAGTTTTAACAACATACGATAATGAATATAAAGAAATGCTGATGGATATTCGCGTCTTCCGCTTAAATGCGGGGGATGTGAAGACCTTCTGCAGGGCAGGGGAAGAGACGGCGGTCCTCCTGCTGAAAGGAGATGTAGTTTTCTCATTTGATGAAACTTCCAAAGAAGTTACAAGAAAAGATGTGTTTACAGAAGGACCTTGGGCAGTACATATCTGTACAGGAGCCAAAGTCATAGTGGAAGCAAAAGCAGACTCTGAAATCTTGGTACAGTCCACAATGAATGACCAGACATTTGAGAGTAAACTGTATGCGCCGGAAGATGCTCCTTGGGGATATTCCTGCGTAGGAAAGTTCGGAAATGTTGCGAAACGCCGTGTCAATACCATCTTTGACCA is a window encoding:
- a CDS encoding flavin reductase — protein: MNQAAMFQLSYGLFVLSAKNGEKDNGCIVNTVQQITTTPNRISIAVNKDNFTHDMIKDTGSFNVSILSEEVTFDIFKHFGFQSGRDVDKLKNFSDYERSSNGIFYLNKYANAFLSASVAETVDLGTHTMFIADVTDGEVLSQVPSVTYAYYHKHIKPQPQETKKTGWRCKICGYIYEGEELPADFICPICKHGASDFERIV
- the iolC gene encoding 5-dehydro-2-deoxygluconokinase, encoding MKYVEFDQTRPMDLVLIGRVAIDFNPVDYFHPLSECTTFKKYVGGSPANIAVGITRHGKKAGFIGKVSDDQFGEYVVDFFDKEGIDTSHISKCTNGEKLGLTFTEILSREESSILMYRNCIADLQLSVDDIDEEYIKNTKAILVSGTALAQSPSREAVLKAVMLAKKNDTKIIFDIDYREYNWKNSDEISIYYSLVAREADIIMGSREEFDLTEKLIKPGRSDKESAQAWNNENAKIVVIKHGKKGSTAYTNDGNDYSIKPFPVEALKGFGGGDGYASGFLYGVFEGWDMIECLEFGSAEAAMMVRSHSCSEELPNPQEVKDFIRETKEKYGEMIARV
- a CDS encoding LacI family DNA-binding transcriptional regulator, producing MAGTIKEIAERAGVSRGTVDRALNNRGRIKPEVAERILAIAKELDYHSNRKSRKNTQNPDKHIKIGVITQLSEASFMIPVKEGIRDAGRELEYLGVELLLKDIESVDEEAQMEAIDELESKGIDGLAIMPVQSEYVRERLNRLMEEKEIPVVTFNSDIVGTKRACFVGLDNKKSGRTAAGLMGMLTRGKGKVLVITGFFTNSVNSLRVEGFVQEIKNAYPDMELLGVQSSFDETREVQKIIENTMAIAPDLSGVFVASGGQAGVCLAFEKLKLEKRPYVIVYDATPKNTKALKEDRYDFLIDQEGYEQGYRPPNLLYNMIQKGQMPETDHIYTDIKIKNKYNV
- a CDS encoding 5-deoxy-glucuronate isomerase; translation: MGKVFGYPEFDANGEKVLTTYDNEYKEMLMDIRVFRLNAGDVKTFCRAGEETAVLLLKGDVVFSFDETSKEVTRKDVFTEGPWAVHICTGAKVIVEAKADSEILVQSTMNDQTFESKLYAPEDAPWGYSCVGKFGNVAKRRVNTIFDHNIAPYSNMVLGEVLNDRGNWSGYLPHRHPQPETYYFLFDHPEGFGASFVGDQVFKSTDGSFSAIPGGELHPQAVAPGYQMYTCWMIRHLDGNPWLQTDRNEDERYVWLHDAEF
- the iolD gene encoding 3D-(3,5/4)-trihydroxycyclohexane-1,2-dione acylhydrolase (decyclizing), with the protein product MKMSTARMTVAQALVKFLDNQYVEFDGEETKFVEGIFTIFGHGIAVGLGEALDTNPGSLKVLQGRNEQGMCHVATAYAKQNNRRKIIPCASSVGPGAANMVTAAATATVNNIPLLVLPADTFATRQPDPVLQQLEKSDSLSITTNDAFKPVCKYWDRIIRPEQLMTAMVNAMRVLTDPSETGAVCIALSQDVEGESYDFPDYLFEKRVHRITRPCAVKEEIEDLVNIIKEAKNPLVIVGGGVKYSEAGEAVEKFCEDFNIPFGESQAGKSACKSSHPYCLGGIGVTGTLAANTIADEADVVIAVGTRLSDFTTGSKGQFKNPDVKMVTINNNKYHAYKMDAVKAVGDAKVTVEALSARLKEEGYKSAYTTEIQDAKAAWDKEMDRLANIEYTGDNFEPEIKARDPRTIPEYVKLTGGLITQTAALCKIREVIDEDANIVTAGGSLPSCMQRIWTTDKRGGYHAEYGYSCMGYEVAGALGVKMAEPEHESYVVVGDASFQMLHSEIMTAMQEKQKINILVFDNCGFGCINNLQMNHGVGSLATEFRYRDEKNEIKGDLIPVDYAKVGEGYGLKTYSVRTIKELEEALIDAKKQDVATLIDLKVIPKTMTDGYKSWWNVGIATTSEKESVRKACEGVLEGRANARQY